In the Pseudoliparis swirei isolate HS2019 ecotype Mariana Trench chromosome 19, NWPU_hadal_v1, whole genome shotgun sequence genome, one interval contains:
- the LOC130209943 gene encoding aryl-hydrocarbon-interacting protein-like 1, whose protein sequence is MLRLVMFLQNEGNFLIKENQYQEASEKFKEAIEYVDTLQNMVDRPDEDSLEKVRLPLTLNLSQCMLELKHHQQVVERNDKLLKKHKGNFKAVYQRAKAHAALCNKDEARRDFDMVEKLDPMFKPFVRQELKKLSGRVRIMHVSQNKTYRETTREKWGPGGNSAKSAARKSNVKCAESQ, encoded by the exons ATGTTACGACTGGTCATGTTTCTGCAGAACGAAGGAAACttcctcattaaagaaaatcaATATCAAGAGGCTTCTGAGAAGTTCAAGGAGGCCATAGAATATGTGGACACCCTTCAGAATATG GTGGATCGACCGGACGAGGACTCGCTGGAGAAAGTGCGTCTTCCGCTAACTCTGAACCTCAGCCAGTGTATGCTGGAGCTTAAACATCACCAGCAAGTGGTGGAGCGCAACGACAAGCTGCTGAAGAAACATAAag gtaactttaaggcggttTATCAACGGGCAAAAGCACACGCTGCATTGTGCAACAAGGATGAAGCACGGAGGGACTTTGACATGGTGGAGAAATTGGACCCAATGTTCAAGCCCTTTGTCCGCCAGGAACTGAAAAAGCTGAGTGGGAGGGTACGCATCATGCACGTCAGCCAGAACAAGACTTACAGGGAGACAACACGGGAGAAGTGGGGGCCTGGCGGGAACAGCGCAAAGAGTGCAGCAAGGAAGTCAAACGTCAAATGTGCAGAGAGCCAGTGA